A stretch of the Amycolatopsis sp. BJA-103 genome encodes the following:
- the panD gene encoding aspartate 1-decarboxylase — translation MYRTMLKSKIHRATVTQADLHYVGSVTVDEDLMDAADLLPGEQVSIVDVTNGARLETYVIAGERGSGVLGINGAAAHLVHPGDLVILISYAQMENAEAASFRPRVVFVDADNRIVEKGGNPGHAPEGSGLMSGTVTLADDDTMTFPVAETADARRLDALLHAES, via the coding sequence ATGTACCGCACGATGCTGAAATCGAAGATCCACCGGGCCACGGTGACCCAGGCGGATCTGCACTACGTCGGTTCGGTGACGGTCGACGAAGATCTGATGGACGCGGCGGATCTGCTGCCGGGCGAACAGGTGTCCATTGTGGACGTCACCAACGGCGCGCGCCTCGAGACGTACGTGATCGCGGGCGAACGCGGCAGCGGGGTGCTCGGCATCAACGGCGCCGCCGCGCATCTGGTGCACCCCGGCGATCTGGTGATCCTGATTTCGTACGCGCAGATGGAGAACGCCGAGGCGGCCTCGTTCCGGCCGCGGGTCGTCTTCGTCGACGCGGACAACCGGATCGTCGAGAAGGGCGGCAACCCGGGGCACGCGCCGGAGGGCTCCGGGCTGATGAGCGGCACCGTGACACTGGCCGACGACGACACGATGACCTTCCCGGTCGCCGAAACCGCCGACGCCCGCCGTCTCGACGCGCTGCTGCACGCCGAAAGCTGA
- the panC gene encoding pantoate--beta-alanine ligase: protein MTTPKFARGTLHTFQPPEQVSQVTRALHGVGRKVALVPTMGALHAGHRELIRRAKRLPNTVVATSIFVNPLQFGEGEDFEAYPRPLDKDLEVLKEDGVELGFLPKASDLYPDGATVTVHPGPLGDELEGAVRPGHFAGVLTVVAKLFNIVRPDYAFFGEKDYQQLVLIKKMVRDLNIETRVIGVPTVRERDGLALSSRNVYLTPEQREDAIVLSAALTAGAFVGRDGADAVLATARKTLAARPAVEIDYLELRGTDLGPAPVDGEARLLIAARVGSTRLIDNVGVVLGAAADHPRHALDAGE from the coding sequence GTGACCACACCCAAATTCGCCCGAGGCACGCTGCACACCTTCCAGCCGCCGGAGCAGGTGAGCCAGGTGACGCGTGCCCTGCACGGGGTCGGCCGCAAGGTCGCGCTGGTGCCCACCATGGGCGCCCTGCACGCGGGGCACCGCGAGCTGATCCGCCGGGCGAAGCGGCTGCCGAACACGGTCGTCGCGACGTCGATCTTCGTGAACCCCCTGCAGTTCGGGGAGGGCGAGGACTTCGAGGCGTACCCGCGTCCGCTGGACAAGGATCTCGAGGTGCTGAAGGAGGACGGCGTCGAACTGGGCTTCCTGCCCAAGGCGTCGGATCTGTACCCCGACGGGGCCACCGTCACGGTGCACCCCGGCCCGCTCGGCGACGAGCTCGAAGGAGCGGTGCGGCCGGGGCATTTCGCCGGCGTGCTCACCGTGGTGGCGAAACTGTTCAACATCGTGCGGCCGGACTACGCCTTCTTCGGGGAGAAGGACTACCAGCAGCTGGTGCTGATCAAGAAGATGGTGCGTGACCTGAACATCGAAACCCGGGTCATCGGGGTGCCGACGGTCAGGGAACGCGACGGGCTGGCGTTGTCCTCGCGCAACGTCTACCTGACTCCTGAACAGCGTGAGGACGCGATCGTGTTGTCGGCGGCACTCACCGCGGGTGCCTTCGTCGGGCGCGACGGCGCGGACGCCGTGCTGGCGACCGCCAGGAAGACCCTCGCCGCGCGGCCCGCGGTCGAGATCGACTATCTGGAGTTGAGGGGAACCGACCTCGGGCCCGCGCCCGTCGACGGTGAAGCGCGGTTGCTGATCGCGGCCAGGGTGGGGAGTACCCGGCTGATCGACAACGTGGGTGTGGTGCTCGGCGCTGCCGCGGACCATCCCCGGCACGCGCTGGACGCAGGGGAATAG
- a CDS encoding PrsW family intramembrane metalloprotease — protein MSEPSSPAPGPDRARRSRSITVLLPVLGLIAVALCGLFVFGTVTEKVGLPAVTIGVLAALVPVGVVVTAFLWVDRWEPEPPKLLLLSFVWGACVATIIALLLNSGAEAVGDLLLGSGGGGKISGLVSAPLVEEAAKAAFILLLWWRRPSEFDGVVDGIVYAGFTAAGFAFTENIYYFGRAFAEHGFGDGTSAGVLAAFFLRGVLSPFTHPLFAVMTGIGLGVAASSKVRSLRILAPIGGYVVAVLLHALWNGAALLGGAKTFLNVYFLIMVPLFIGVFSVVVMQRRREQRIVAAALPMMVDARWIAPSEVTLLASLSGRRSWRKQARKQSGRDAAKAVGRYQASVTELAFLRRGRKLTDEGKQRQRELLQVLKTSRADAVRLADGAPRG, from the coding sequence GTGAGCGAGCCTTCCTCCCCGGCGCCCGGTCCCGACCGGGCCCGCCGGTCTCGGTCGATCACCGTGCTGCTGCCGGTGCTCGGGCTGATCGCCGTCGCGTTGTGCGGGCTGTTCGTCTTCGGCACGGTGACCGAGAAGGTCGGCCTGCCCGCGGTGACGATCGGCGTGCTCGCGGCCCTCGTGCCGGTCGGCGTGGTGGTCACCGCGTTCCTGTGGGTCGACCGCTGGGAGCCGGAACCGCCCAAGCTCCTGCTGCTGTCCTTCGTCTGGGGCGCGTGCGTCGCGACGATCATCGCGCTGCTGCTCAACAGCGGTGCCGAGGCCGTCGGTGACCTGCTGCTCGGCAGTGGCGGCGGCGGCAAGATCAGTGGCCTGGTTTCCGCACCTCTGGTCGAGGAGGCCGCGAAGGCCGCGTTCATCCTGCTGCTGTGGTGGCGGCGCCCGAGCGAGTTCGACGGCGTCGTGGACGGCATCGTCTACGCCGGGTTCACCGCGGCCGGGTTCGCCTTCACCGAGAACATCTATTACTTCGGCCGTGCCTTCGCCGAACACGGCTTCGGCGACGGCACCAGCGCCGGCGTGCTCGCGGCGTTCTTCCTCCGCGGAGTGCTTTCGCCGTTCACGCATCCGCTGTTCGCCGTGATGACCGGAATCGGGCTCGGCGTCGCCGCGAGCAGCAAAGTGCGCTCATTGCGGATCCTGGCGCCGATCGGCGGCTACGTCGTCGCCGTGCTGCTGCACGCGCTGTGGAACGGCGCCGCGCTGCTCGGCGGGGCCAAGACCTTCCTGAACGTCTACTTCCTGATCATGGTGCCGTTGTTCATCGGCGTCTTCTCGGTGGTGGTCATGCAGCGGCGCCGCGAGCAGCGGATCGTCGCGGCCGCGTTGCCGATGATGGTCGACGCGCGCTGGATCGCGCCGTCCGAGGTGACGCTGCTGGCCAGCCTGTCGGGGCGGCGCTCCTGGCGGAAACAGGCGCGGAAGCAATCGGGACGGGACGCGGCGAAGGCCGTAGGCCGCTATCAGGCCAGCGTGACCGAGCTGGCGTTCCTGCGACGCGGCAGGAAGCTCACCGACGAGGGCAAACAGCGGCAGCGTGAACTGCTGCAGGTGCTCAAGACGTCGCGCGCCGACGCCGTGCGGCTGGCGGACGGTGCTCCGCGCGGGTGA